A region of Equus przewalskii isolate Varuska chromosome 29, EquPr2, whole genome shotgun sequence DNA encodes the following proteins:
- the PARVG gene encoding gamma-parvin — protein sequence MEAESLYNLLQLPQAGPPVEEELPQGQKRKYVPPTSRKDPKFEELQKVLMEWINTELLPEHIVVRSLEEDMFDGLILHHLFQKLAGLKLEVEEIALTEASQRRKLALVLEAANRSLQVEEQQARWSMEAIFSKDLLATLHLLVALARRFQPALPLPTNVQVEVITMERTKSGLKSEKSVEQLTECSTEQDQSKKDVFDELFKLAPQKVNAVKEAIVNFVNQKLDRLGLSVQSLDTQFADGVILLLLIGQLQGFFLHLKEFYLTPSSPAEMLHNVTLALELLKDEGLLSYPVSPEDIVNKDAKSTLRVLYSLFSKHKLRESTDGMSCGSPN from the exons ATGGAGGCCGAGTCCTTGTACAACCTGCTGCAGCTACCCCAGGCGGGCCCACCGGTGGAGGAGGAGCTCCCACAAG gACAAAAGAGGAAATACGTGCCGCCCACATCGAGGAAGGACCCCAAGTTCGAGGAGCTGCAAAAG GTGCTGATGGAGTGGATCAACACGGAGCTCCTCCCTGAGCACATTGTGGTCCGCAGCTTGGAGGAGGACATGTTCGACGGGCTCATCTTGCACCACCTTTTCC AAAAACTGGCCGGGCTCAAGCTGGAAGTCGAGGAGATCGCCCTGACAGAGGCGAGCCAGAGACGCAAGCTTGCGCTGGTGCTGGAGGCCGCCAACCGGAGCCTGCAGGTGGAGGAGCAGCAGGCCAGGTGGAGCATGGAGG ccatCTTCAGCAAGGACCTGTTGGCCACCTTGCATCTCCTCGTGGCCCTGGCCAGGCGCTTCCAGCCTGCGCTGCCCCTCCCAACCAATGTCCAGGTGGAGGTGATCACCATGGAG cgcACCAAGAGTGGCCTGAAGTCCGAGAAGTCAGTGGAACAGCTCACTGAGTGCAG CACAGAGCAGGACCAATCAAAGA AGGACGTGTTTGATGAGTTATTTAAGCTGGCTCCTCAGAAGGTGAACGCCGTGAAAGAG GCCATCGTGAACTTCGTCAACCAGAAGTTGGACCGCCTGGGCCTGTCTGTGCAGAGTCTGGACACCCAG TTCGCAGACGGCGTCATCCTGCTCCTGCTGATCGGACAACTGCAAGGCTTCTTCCTGCACTTGAAGGAATTCTACCTCACTCCCAGCTCTCCTGCGGAAATG CTGCACAATGTCACGCTGGCTCTGGAGCTGCTGAAGGATGAAGGCCTGCTCAGCTACCCCGTCAGCCCCGAAG ACATCGTGAACAAGGACGCCAAGAGCACGCTGCGGGTTCTCTACAGCCTGTTTTCCAAGCACAAGCTGAGAGAAAGCACGGACGGGATGTCCTGTGGATCCCCGAATTAA